One part of the Aspergillus luchuensis IFO 4308 DNA, chromosome 5, nearly complete sequence genome encodes these proteins:
- a CDS encoding uncharacterized protein (COG:G;~EggNog:ENOG410PJ3T;~InterPro:IPR020846,IPR011701,IPR036259;~PFAM:PF07690;~TransMembrane:12 (i45-73o85-104i116-135o141-160i172-193o205-229i250-272o278-299i311-333o339-362i374-396o402-422i);~go_function: GO:0022857 - transmembrane transporter activity [Evidence IEA];~go_process: GO:0055085 - transmembrane transport [Evidence IEA]), whose protein sequence is MEKGPDDEDRGRGPKILGPQPVDSPLSDASPAPRAYTYPEGGRRAWLAVAGAWCCNFCSFGWTSSIGVFQAYYSEHQLSSYSSSAVSWIPSANLFMLIVLAPVFGKIFDNYGPRYAVILGACAHILGLVFLSLSTEYYQMFLSQGILSGIGACSLFYSGMNAVSTYFKRRKALAIGIVASGSSLGGVILPIMFDYLIADGLSFGWTIRAIALMFLILLLFASIATTSNLKHQPTPVSLRSFVRPFREVKFVLLALAAYFTFWGVFIPINYIVVYAESLGMSLVFSNYQLIALNSASVLARVGCGFIGDRYGCFNTIIVNVAIVIVSIFVLWFIDTPGTTMAFSIVFGWGSGSFISLLPACIAKISDIREIGVRVGMIYFVSAFACLTGNPIGGALIQGTNYRWMQVFAALVIFVGIAFFVALRMAQSRSLMKVV, encoded by the exons ATGGAAAAAGGCCCGGATGACGAAGATCGTGGCCGCGGACCAAAAATTCTCGGGCCCCAGCCGGTTGACTCCCCTTTGTCCGATGCATCCCCAGCCCCTCGGGCATATACCTATCCGGAAGGAGGACGCAGAGCTTGGTTAGCAGTTGCGGGTGCCTGGTGTTGCAACTTTTGTTCCTTTGGCTGGACTAGCAGCATTGGCGTTTTCCAAGCCTATTATTCAGAGCACCAGCTCTCCTCATATTCATCCTCTGCGGTGTCCTGGATTCCTTCAGCGAATCTTTTTATGCTGATTGTCCTCGCTCCTGTGTTCGGAAAAATATTTGACAACTATGGGCCCCGTTACGCTGTGATATTAGGCGCCTGCGCTCACATTCTGGGTCTGGTGTTTCTAAGCCTGAGCACGGAATATTACCAAATGTTCCTCTCACAGGGTATTCTATCCGGAATTGGTGCCTGCTCGCTATTTTATTCTGGAATGAACGCCGTCAGTACCTACTTCAAACGAAGGAAGGCTCTCGCTATTGGTATTGTGGCTAGCGGCTCATCGCTGGGCGGCGTTATCCTACC AATCATGTTCGACTACCTAATAGCCGACGGACTGAGCTTCGGTTGGACAATTCGTGCTATCGCATTGATGTTCCTTATCCTCCTCTTGTTCGCTAGCATCGCCACAACCTCGAATCTCAAGCACCAGCCGACGCCAGTGTCTTTGCGGTCCTTCGTGCGCCCGTTTAGGGAGGTCAAATTCGTCCTGTTGGCATTAGCTGCCTACTTTACTTTCTGGGGTGTATTCATTCCCATCAACTACATCGTCGTCTATGCAGAGAGTCTGGGAATGTCGCTGGTCTTCTCGAATTATCAGCTTATCGCACTCAATTCCGCGAG TGTTCTAGCCCGTGTCGGGTGTGGATTCATCGGAGACCGATACGGCTGCTTCAACACGATCATCGTCAATGTCGCAATTGTCATTGTTTCAATATTCGTGCTTTGGTTTATCGATACCCCTGGAACGACTATGGCATTTAGTATTGTATTTGGATGGGGTTCTGGTTCATTCATTTCTCTACTCCCTGCCTGTATTGCGAAGATCTCAGACATCCGGGAAATCGGTGTCCGAGTGGGCATGATCTACTTCGTCTCGGCCTTTGCCTGTCTAACAGGAAACCCGATTGGTGGGGCTTTGATCCAAGGAACCAACTATCGCTGGATGCAGGTCTTTGCAGCACTTGTGATCTTTGTGGGAATTGCGTTCTTTGTTGCTTTACGAATGGCACAAAGTCGGTCGTTGATGAAGGTTGTGTGA
- a CDS encoding fungal specific transcription factor domain-containing protein (COG:S;~EggNog:ENOG410Q2K5;~InterPro:IPR007219;~PFAM:PF04082;~TransMembrane:1 (o405-422i);~go_function: GO:0003677 - DNA binding [Evidence IEA];~go_function: GO:0008270 - zinc ion binding [Evidence IEA];~go_process: GO:0006351 - transcription, DNA-templated [Evidence IEA]), with product MSISPYCKYKCHGTDSTQRNKHQRTADFAPISSPLNLDPTPAVPIGIGFEMLQSLSCREFQACAFTSIAFKDREELQSSGALLLPSEDLRGLLLQSYLRWVHPLVPVLEIPNIFQRLLENDDRQFPHPLLYQAVLYAGSSYVDPLELQAAGHPSRDTIGRVIRERARMLYNLSIERNPIVMTQALILLSIRENLSEASLSESRYWIRHALSVATGAGLLDPTDEPVNQNTEYLCTISSSLRERLVWSLYTADLTISLALDAPFQIKRPPSLNCQFVPDVFAVFDRARINATFCPTSDGPASESISEPPYHAKLCGILIERSKLIRCMYRLLYTVALDRQTRDALDDGMKPAILLWKMQHLDPALVTSVETRLKRWLENLPASVRYSAQWTLIEHPRQSKEFTLCVHRGALYILYLTYLLALYNGKMARTPTYSEILVRRARQVAAEIVQTWAGLAETQAIDFLPSYCFLSLHLAREVYTQHSMGCNNTEDWYAMWAIRSCDTFLAQGFHRTGVV from the exons ATGTCCATTTCTCCCTACTGCAAGTATAAATGCCACGGCACCGACTCAACTCAGAGAAACAAACATCAGCGCACGGCGGATTTCGCGCCCATCTCCTCACCTTTGAATCTGGACCCCACGCCGGCTGTTCCTATCGGTATAGGTTTTGAAATGCTTCAATCTCTCTCATGTCGCGAGTTTCAAGCCTGCGCTTTCACTTCCATCGCCTTTAAGGATCGAGAAGAGCTTCAGTCCAGTGGGGCACTACTACTCCCAAGCGAGGATTTACgcggccttcttctgcagtCATATCTGCGATGGGTACATCCTCTAGTCCCTGTTTTGGAGATACCAAATATCTTTCAAAGGCTGCTCGAAAATGACGACCGTCAATTCCCTCACCCACTTCTGTACCAAGCCGTCCTCTATGCAGGGAGCTCATACGTGGATCCCCTGGAACTGCAGGCAGCGGGTCACCCAAGCCGAGATACTATTGGGAGGGTTATACGCGAAAGGGCGAGA ATGTTATACAATCTCTCGATCGAGCGCAATCCGATTGTCATGACCCAAGCACTCATCTTGCTGAGTATCCGGGAAAACCTGTCCGAGGCTAGTCTTTCCGAATCCCGATATTGGATTCGCCATGCTCTCTCTGTCGCGACCGGCGCAGGTCTACTGGACCCAACAGATGAGCCAGTCAACCAAAACACAGAGTACCTTTGCACGATCTCATCTTCGCTTCGTGAGCGACTAGTATGGTCGTTATACACCGCTGATCTCACAATCTCCCTGGCTCTGGATGCTCCATTCCAAATAAAACGACCACCTAGTCTCAATTGTCAGTTTGTCCCCGACGTGTTTGCAGTATTCGATCGAGCCAGAATAAACGCTACTTTTTGTCCAACAAGCGATGGTCCAGCAAGTGAAAGCATTTCAGAGCCACCATACCACGCCAAGCTATGCGGTATCCTCATCGAACGGTCGAAACTTATCCGCTGCATGTACCGCCTTCTCTACACAGTCGCTCTAGATCGTCAAACGCGTGATGCACTAGACGATGGTATGAAGCCAGCTATTCTGCTATGGAAAATGCAGCATCTAGACCCCGCCCTAGTCACGAGCGTCGAAACAAGACTCAAACGATGGCTGGAAAACCTACCTGCTTCTGTTCGCTACTCAGCTCAATGGACCTTGATCGAGCATCCACGACAATCTAAAGAGTTTACGCTGTGTGTCCATCGTGGCGCACTATACATACTGTATCTGACATATCTACTGGCCCTCTACAATGGCAAGATGGCACGGACACCGACATATTCTGAAATTCTCGTCCGTCGTGCCCGCCAGGTGGCTGCTGAAATCGTGCAGACCTGGGCCGGCCTGGCAGAGACACAAGCGATCGATTTTCTACCGAGCTATTGTTTTCTCTCGTTGCACCTTGCTCGTGAAGTCTATACGCAGCATTCAATGGGCTGCAATAATACGGAGGATTGGTATGCAATGTGGGCTATTAGATCGTGTGACACATTCCTGGCTCAGGGGTTCCATAGAACTGGGGTCGTTTAG
- a CDS encoding cytochrome P450 (COG:Q;~EggNog:ENOG410PFCN;~InterPro:IPR001128,IPR002403,IPR036396;~PFAM:PF00067;~TransMembrane:1 (o344-368i);~go_function: GO:0004497 - monooxygenase activity [Evidence IEA];~go_function: GO:0005506 - iron ion binding [Evidence IEA];~go_function: GO:0016705 - oxidoreductase activity, acting on paired donors, with incorporation or reduction of molecular oxygen [Evidence IEA];~go_function: GO:0020037 - heme binding [Evidence IEA];~go_process: GO:0055114 - oxidation-reduction process [Evidence IEA]) has protein sequence MAEKQFYLRGQYDSAVCMVEVGSKFDIHAIRKKVASQFAIIEPKGISFHLDGEDLSSTEDILAVNQPIGILVDGETVHDVPGPKGLPLLGSHCEVYPDHIGNHQRLFELYGPIFQTTVMGRVVHHTNDPVLTAHAFAETEFFTKDINHAHPLYGVKSAHAGIFLTNTATKEWKEGHKFIVPAFSPKAIAAYTPRMEGVVRHSFPIFDELDQANQAWNAYSFMLKLSSQLVGELIIGADFRHFERVDSPIHDIPKAIVKLLGLNKKVTSWGDWYTWLPFGDPKRLRDTWHLVGSLVGESVKKAPIGEGHVSIQEAGLKTQSLADYLVRARDSKGNKLSDESRTPALIVALTAGFVTTSSLLSWLIYGLVTYSGVQEKLLQELIDNNMTETSEMTGEFIGNLSYLDKFVKETQRRHTTSFQPARTTRKDVILPGGYRVPKDSVVISEIHHLHNNPAIWDNPTQFSTDRWDTERVKNRHRGAYIPFAMGPRMCVATNFVAREVKVFIAMLVYRYEFFREGNDPIEYDSMFQTVKPSNLYVRARRRSHD, from the exons ATGGCAGAAAAGCAGTTCTATCTCCGCGGACAATACGATTCGGCTGTATGCATGGTCGAAGTGGGAAGCAAGTTTGACATACATGCCATACGAAAGAAGGTCGCATCCCAATTCGCAATTATAGAGCCAAAAG GAATATCGTTTCATCTCGATGGGGAGGACCTCAGCTCCACGGAAGATATTCTCGCAGTAAATCAGCCAATAGGTATCTTAGTGGATGGCGAAACAGTCCATGATGTTCCGGGGCCCAAGGGGCTTCCTCTACTCGGGAGTCACTGTGAGGTATACCCCGACCATATTGGCAATCATCAACGTCTTTTCGAACTTTACGGGCCGATCTTCCAGACAACAGTCATGGGTCGGGTAGTTCACCACACTAATGACCCAGTCCTAACTGCCCATGCATTCGCCGAAACTGAGTTCTTCACTAAAGACATCAATCACGCACATCCTTTATACGGGGTAAAAAGCGCTCACGCAGGAATCTTTCTCACCAATACAGCCACCAAGGAATGGAAAGAGGGACATAAGTTCATTGTACCCGCATTTAGTCCTAAGGCAATCGCAGCCTATACCCCACGCATGGAAGGGGTTGTACGGCATTCCTTTCCAATATTCGACGAGCTCGATCAGGCGAACCAAGCATGGAATGCGTACAGCTTCATGCTGAAACTATCGTCGCAGCTTGTGGGGGAGCTTATCATTGGGGCTGATTTTCGGCACTTTGAAAGGGTCGATTCTCCAATTCATGATATCCCTAAGGCTATTGTCAAGCTTTTAGGGTTGAACAAGAAAGTCACATCATGGGGAGATTGGTATACATGGTTACCTTTCGGTGATCCAAAACGGCTGCGAGATACGTGGCATTTAGTGGGGTCTCTGGTCGGTGAATCTGTCAAGAAGGCTCCTATTGGGGAAGGGCATGTCTCCATCCAGGAGGCGGGCTTGAAAACTCAGAGTTTAGCAG ACTACCTTGTCCGTGCTAGAGATAGCAAAGGCAACAAGTTGAGCGATGAAAGCCGAACCCCAGCGCTCATTGTGGCACTGACGGCAGGATTCGTAACGACGAGTTCTCTACTTTCCTGGCTGATCTACGGTCTGGTAACGTATTCAGGGGTCCAGGAAAAGCTCTTGCAAGAGCTAATCGACAATAACATGACGGAGACTTCAGAAATGACTGGCGAATTTATAGGAAACCTATCCTATCTGGATAAGTTCGTCAAGGAAACCCAGCGACGTCATACTACATCTTTCCAACCCGCTAGAACGACACGCAAAGATGTTATCCTTCCCGGAGGGTATCGAGTTCCCAAAGACAGCGTGGTTATCTCAgaaatccatcatcttcacaatAATCCGGCCATATGGGACAATCCGACTCAATTCTCCACAGATAGATGGGATACCGAGAGGGTCAAAAATCGACATCGCGGAGCCTATATCCCATTTGCGATGGGACCACGCATGTGCGTGGCGACAAACTTCGTTGCTCGCGAGGTGAAAGTCTTTATCGCCATGCTTGTGTACCGGTATGAATTCTTCAGAGAAGGCAATGATCCGATCGAATATGATTCCATGTTCCAAACTGTCAAGCCAAGCAACCTCTATGTGCGGGCCCGGAGAAGGTCGCACGATTGA